In Scyliorhinus canicula chromosome 27, sScyCan1.1, whole genome shotgun sequence, the following proteins share a genomic window:
- the LOC119957818 gene encoding BRD4-interacting chromatin-remodeling complex-associated protein-like isoform X1: protein MMSARAVDMDDEDGRCLLDVICDPQALNDFLHGSDQLDGDDLLDTAADPASAFFTDASLNVQDTTVNHLNSGQTQNSSSAVDLDFLEDDILGPSPGSNLQNSDQPCDILQQSLQEANITEQSLEEDADLDIASLHFPSLQPVSQAADASQLFSASADLIGLQQQPTVLAQQTLIQQQTIGGQVVNKAINVQPFLQQVGLGNVTLQPVSNLQGLPNGSPSGALGIGQIQVVGQLSNQSVMTINQPAQQIITKAGQPTQVTTVPVGSYISSPAPDQQQVALNSAGVSPPNSGLVLQKNAVPGALNGNSLFAGTSIAQANQSLTVRPTMSSPMMQAPLSAQNVIIQRTPTPIQPKPTGGVIQHKLFQISSKPFASANTALAIQNETSLQQQQQQQQQQKAQQNVTFMAGKPVQNVVFSASGAAFPQTISSSVFKQHQAQQQALGKSLSLHLQGGSIVIQPQHMQQAMLQSQNQFLLQGQLSGASAVPLSQQLSALQANVGGQILTAQSAGGQAPATHIIASQGPAGQLIANQTLPAQILTNQNIAGQLNLSQVIAAQNAHGATHILSAPIQLQPGSVGQPTVFQMPVSLANSLNPQTSASVQATLAGGTINQQSQSAVIQGVTLPNQVTMLNSGEGLGQAVSIQQPASNGQGSSVIQQQVGPGPSLMALGNGQPSLLTVQTATAAASQSQPPQQHPVQQQLPSAPQSGSNMGPTPGKIIISQQGPVAAISQDAADMFFQQQEQKQQQLYQAALKLQQEKGLNQSSPHSLAPTSTTSSVPASVIVSSSVGLAPAMPAGQADSKGQTVLPSLPNAPFQQIRAGQQMATGPQKTALQQLPVTSQSPLPQAPQSDSQLHLQQMQSPHQMQSPHQMQSPHQMQSPHQMQSPHQMQSPHQMQSPHQSRPPSQPQPLSRPPSRPQSRPSSQPQVLSRPPSEPLSRSCTPSQLPLQPLYVIQTQVQSSPHGTPQGQHPMRPPSQPHLQQVQFQNPSQPEPPPQPQAQLTSPTQIHLQVQPTAQVQSQGEVQTPSHLLHPSTAPSQVTGEHHPTPSQAQHVQLQLHCQTQSQAPLQPVYQTLHLTAEQQHKFQVVTNQLQNMSAIPNPSDQQKNIMEKLQQIQHNIILQAKQSAANQTVSGFSQLSSHAPTMLITSQVQSPSVPAQVHTTSANMKSQPHGAGQAALASLLQQTSVLVKTSSAGTTTTARSPDSKAISGGVPGGTCHLQQGTAVPIQMKPLAQHQVQPALQTKPGVIGSISGLNMNLTKGPIQIQLLGKGLTQLMPATSHQMDNKLGGLKVPVSMKPTKEAVVLDSLHKHQDAVLHPDYTSCFRSHDDMVHRLLPYHLYQGTLPSGEEHSKVDEEFEAVSTQLLKRTQAMLNKYRMLLFEEARRLSPSAEMVMIDRMFIQEEKTSLTTDKQLAKEKPDEYVASSSRSHSLATSSPSPSCNTSALLETPRIPSTQTATQIHPTKLVIKHSGASPSVWWARDGDDETLHTRSRPPPMKTYEARSRIGLKLKIKQEAGLSKVVHNTALDPVHQSVTTSSVIKSTERPMVTSDGQMNGTLDHAAPSPAGNKPPRSANYCKLPPRKTYRDNVQSLSADRTAGNPSQGGPVREEDSRRETAPKCEETSKSVIATCKSVESPKVRTGRGRAGESAKGSNLTRKTRTHTDLLPPKSEEPPGGRADDGAGGLMKELSDVEDELTRSVIKADPPDGSWELALPPAKRSKSESFDMDNASFSSDSPQDDTLNEHLQSAIDSILNLRQPQSASVAPTPVSNLYNSSENNSSPFPPAPHSDSYLAPNHNGGLGARTYTR from the exons ATGATGTCTGCTCGTGCAG TTGACATGGATGATGAAGATGGACGTTGTCTGCTAGATGTAATTTG TGACCCTCAAGCCCTGAACGACTTCTTGCATGGTTCCGACCAG CTCGATGGCGATGATCTCCTCGATACAGCAGCGGATCCtgccagcgccttcttcactgaTGCATCT CTTAATGTACAGGATACGACGGTTAATCATTTGAACAGCGGACAGActcagaattcctccagtgcggTGGATCTCGATTTTCTGGAAGATGATATCTTGGGGCCGTCTCCTGGCTCCAACTTGCAGAATTCCGATCAGCCGTGTGACATCTTGCAGCAGAGCTTACAAGAGGCCAACATTACGGAGCAGTCGCTGGAGGAAGATGCTGATTTGGATAttgcctccctccacttcccttCCCTGCAGCCGGTCTCACAGGCGGCCGATGCCTCCCAGCTTTTCTCTGCCAGTGCTGATTTGATTGGGTTACAGCAGCAGCCCACAGTCCTTGCTCAGCAGACTCTGATTCAGCAACAGACTATCGGCGGCCAAGTGGTGAACAAGGCCATTAACGTCCAGCCCTTTTTGCAGCAAGTAGGATTGGGCAATGTGACCCTCCAGCCGGTCTCGAAtctccagggactgccaaatggAAGCCCCTCTGGGGCCTTAGGCATTGGGCAAATCCAAGTGGTTGGGCAGTTGTCGAACCAGTCCGTCATGACCATCAATCAGCCAGCTCAACAAATCATCACAAAGGCTGGGCAGCCCACCCAGGTGACCACTGTGCCAGTTGGTAGCTACATATCGTCGCCTGCCCCGGACCAGCAACAAGTGGCCTTGAACTCTGCCGGGGTCTCCCCGCCCAACTCGGGACTCGTGCTCCAGAAGAATGCTGTTCCCGGGGCGCTGAACGGAAACTCTCTCTTTGCTGGTACATCCATTGCCCAGGCAAACCAGTCGCTGACCGTCAGGCCCACCATGAGCAGTCCCATGATGCAGGCCCCACTGTCTGCTCAGAACGTCATCATTCAGAGGACCCCGACTCCAATCCAGCCAAAGCCAACGGGGGGAGTCATCCAGCACAAACTCTTTCAGATTAGCTCCAAGCCGTTTGCTTCTGCCAATACTGCGCTGGCAATCCAGAATGAGACAtccctgcagcagcagcagcagcagcagcagcagcagaaggcCCAGCAGAATGTGACCTTCATGGCAGGGAAGCCTGTGCAGAACGTGGTGTTCTCCGCCTCTGGGGCCGCTTTCCCCCAGACCATCTCCTCCAGTGTTTTCAAACAGCACCAAGCACAGCAGCAAGCCTTGGGAAAGTCCTTGAGCCTTCACCTCCAAGGTGGCAGCATTGTCATCCAGCCTCAGCACATGCAACAGGCTATGCTGCAGAGTCAGAACCAGTTCCTCCTCCAAGGGCAGCTGTCTGGTGCCTCTGCTGTCCCCCTCTCCCAGCAGCTGTCTGCCTTGCAGGCCAACGTTGGCGGGCAGATACTGACTGCCCAGTCTGCGGGAGGGCAGGCACCTGCCACTCACATCATCGCCAGTCAGGGTCCGGCTGGTCAGCTGATTGCCAATCAGACCTTGCCCGCTCAGATCTTGACCAACCAGAACATTGCCGGCCAGCTGAACTTGAGCCAGGTAATAGCAGCCCAGAACGCTCACGGGGCAACCCACATCCTGTCCGCTCCCATACAGCTGCAGCCTGGCTCCGTGGGGCAGCCTACAGTCTTCCAGATGCCCGTGTCTTTGGCCAACAGCCTGAACCCTCAGACGTCCGCATCGGTGCAGGCAACACTGGCCGGCGGCACCATCAATCAGCAGAGCCAGTCGGCCGTTATCCAGGGGGTGACGCTCCCCAACCAGGTCACCATGCTCAACAGCGGCGAGGGCCTCGGACAAGCAGTGAGCATCCAGCAGCCAGCCAGCAACGGCCAGGGCTCCAGTGTCATTCAGCAGCAGGTGGGGCCCGGCCCCAGCTTGATGGCCCTGGGCAACGGGCAGCCCTCCTTGCTGACCGTCCAGACTGCTACTGCCGCCGCGTCTCAATCTCAGCCACCACAGCAGCATCCTGTCCAGCAACAGCTGCCCTCGGCCCCGCAGTCCGGCAGCAACATGGGGCCGACACCTGGGAAAATTATAATCAGCCAACAGGGCCCTGTAGCAGCCATCAGCCAGGATGCGGCCGACATGTTCTTCCAGCAG caggaacagaaaCAGCAGCAGCTTTACCAGGCGGCCTTGAAACTCCAGCAGGAAAAAGGTCTGAACCAGTCGTCCCCTCACAGCTTAGCGCCGACCTCCACCACTAGCAGTGTCCCCGCCTCGGTTATCGTCAGCAGTAGTGTGGGGCTGGCACCGGCCATGCCCGCGGGACAGGCGGACTCCAAGGGACAAACGGTGTTGCCCTCGCTGCCAAACGCTCCGTTCCAGCAGATACGGGCTGGCCAG CAGATGGCCACTGGGCCGCAGAAGACGGCCTTGCAGCAGCTTCCGGTTACCTCGCAGTCACCTCTACCTCAGGCACCACAGAGCGACAGCCAACTCCACCTTCAGCAGATGCAGTCTCCCCACCAGATGCAATCGCCCCACCAGATGCAATCTCCCCACCAGATGCAGTCACCCCACCAGATGCAATCGCCCCACCAGATGCAGTCGCCCCATCAAATGCAGTCGCCCCACCAGTCCCGTCCCCCATCGCAGCCGCAGCCTCTCTCCAGACCCCCTTCCCGCCCTCAGTCCCGGCCATCCTCTCAGCCCCAGGTGCTGTCCAGGCCACCTTCCGAGCCCCTCTCCCGTTCCTGCACTCCATCTCAGCTTCCCCTGCAGCCCCTCTACGTGATTCAGACACAGGTCCAGTCCTCCCCACACGGGACGCCCCAGGGGCAGCACCCGATGAGGCCTCCGTCACAGCCGCACTTGCAGCAGGTTCAGTTCCAGAACCCTTCGCAGCCTGAGCCCCCGCCCCAGCCTCAGGCCCAGCTGACGTCCCCCACCCAGATACACCTCCAGGTCCAGCCCACCGCACAGGTCCAGAGTCAGGGCGAGGTGCAGACGCCGTCCCACCTCTTGCACCCGTCCACAGCCCCTTCCCAGGTTACAGGCGAGCATCACCCCACACCGTCTCAGGCGCAGCACGTACAGCTTCAGCTGCACTGCCAAACCCAGTCGCAGGCACCCCTGCAACCTGTCTACCAGACGCTGCACCTCACGGCGGAGCAGCAACACAAGTTTCAGGTGGTGACGAACCAACTTCAGAACATGTCTGCAATTCCCAACCCCAGCGACCAGCAGAAAAACATCATGGAGAAGCTTCAGCAG ATTCAGCATAACATAATTCTACAAGCCAAGCAGTCTGCAGCGAACCAGACGGTGTCTGGATTCAGCCAGTTGAGCAGTCACGCGCCCACGATGTTGATCACAAGTCAGGTGCAGTCTCCCAGTGTACCTGCCCAGGTGCACACCACCTCAGCCAATATGAAGTCCCAGCCCCATGGGGCAGGCCAGGCAGCTCTGGCCTCCCTTCTGCAGCAGACATCCGTCCTTGTGAAGACCTCTTCGGCAG GTACAACAACCACAGCAAGGTCCCCAGACAGCAAAGCCATCTCGGGGGGAGTACCTGGAGGCACCTGCCACTTGCAGCAGGGAACAGCGGTCCCGATACAGATGAAGCCTCTCGCACAGCACCAGGTTCAGCCAGCCCTGCAG ACTAAACCTGGAGTCATCGGTTCGATTTCAGGCCTGAATATGAACTTGACCAAAGGACCGATCCAGATCCAGCTGCTCGGTAAAGGACTGACGCAGTTAATGCCAGCAACCTCTCACCAG ATGGACAATAAGTTGGGAGGATTGAAGGTCCCAGTGTCCATGAAACCCACGAAGGAAGCTGT GGTATTAGACAGTCTCCACAAGCATCAGGATGCAGTACTACATCCGGACTACACGTCCTGTTTCCGGTCGCACGATGACATGGTCCACAGGCTGCTGCCTTACCACCTTTACCAGGGGACGCTACCATCTGGCGAAGAGCACAGCAAAG TGGACGAGGAATTCGAAGCTGTGTCTACACAGTTACTGAAGCGGACCCAGGCCATGCTGAACAAATACAGAATGCTGCTGTTTGAAGAGGCCAGG AGACTGAGCCCCTCTGCCGAGATGGTGATGATCGACAGGATGTTTATCCAGGAAGAGAAAACGTCCCTCACCACCGACAAGCAGCTCGCAAAAGAgaaaccag ATGAATATGTGGCATCTTCCTCCAGATCCCATAGCCTCGCTACCTCTTCTCCATCCCCCTCCTGTAACACATCAGCTTTACTCGAAACCCCTCGAATTCCCTCAACTCAAACCGCAACGCAGATCCACCCAACAAAATTGGTGATCAAGCACTCGGGAGCCTCCCCTTCCGTCTGGTGGGCACGGGATGGTGATGACGAGACGCTGCACACGCGAAGTCGGCCTCCTCCTATGAAGACGTACGAGGCACGGAGTCGGATTGGCTTGAAGCTGAAGATCAAGCAGGAAGCGGGCCTCAGCAAGGTGGTCCACAACACGGCCCTTGACCCGGTGCATCAGTCCGTCACCACGAGCTCAGTGATCAAGAGCACAGAACGTCCGATGGTGACCAGCGATGGCCAGATGAACGGAACGCTCGATCACGCCGCACCCTCTCCGGCTGGGAACAAGCCGCCTCGTAGTGCCAACTATTGTAAGCTGCCGCCGCGTAAGACATACCGGGACAATGTGCAGTCACTTTCAGCTGATCGAACTGCCGGGAACCCATCTCAGGGTGGGCCCGTTAGGGAGGAAGACAGCAGGAGGGAAACGGCGCCCAAGTGCGAGGAAACTTCCAAAAGCGTCATAGCCACTTGCAAATCTGTGGAGAGTCC
- the LOC119957818 gene encoding BRD4-interacting chromatin-remodeling complex-associated protein-like isoform X2 encodes MMSARAVDMDDEDGRCLLDVICDPQALNDFLHGSDQLDGDDLLDTAADPASAFFTDASLNVQDTTVNHLNSGQTQNSSSAVDLDFLEDDILGPSPGSNLQNSDQPCDILQQSLQEANITEQSLEEDADLDIASLHFPSLQPVSQAADASQLFSASADLIGLQQQPTVLAQQTLIQQQTIGGQVVNKAINVQPFLQQVGLGNVTLQPVSNLQGLPNGSPSGALGIGQIQVVGQLSNQSVMTINQPAQQIITKAGQPTQVTTVPVGSYISSPAPDQQQVALNSAGVSPPNSGLVLQKNAVPGALNGNSLFAGTSIAQANQSLTVRPTMSSPMMQAPLSAQNVIIQRTPTPIQPKPTGGVIQHKLFQISSKPFASANTALAIQNETSLQQQQQQQQQQKAQQNVTFMAGKPVQNVVFSASGAAFPQTISSSVFKQHQAQQQALGKSLSLHLQGGSIVIQPQHMQQAMLQSQNQFLLQGQLSGASAVPLSQQLSALQANVGGQILTAQSAGGQAPATHIIASQGPAGQLIANQTLPAQILTNQNIAGQLNLSQVIAAQNAHGATHILSAPIQLQPGSVGQPTVFQMPVSLANSLNPQTSASVQATLAGGTINQQSQSAVIQGVTLPNQVTMLNSGEGLGQAVSIQQPASNGQGSSVIQQQVGPGPSLMALGNGQPSLLTVQTATAAASQSQPPQQHPVQQQLPSAPQSGSNMGPTPGKIIISQQGPVAAISQDAADMFFQQQMATGPQKTALQQLPVTSQSPLPQAPQSDSQLHLQQMQSPHQMQSPHQMQSPHQMQSPHQMQSPHQMQSPHQMQSPHQSRPPSQPQPLSRPPSRPQSRPSSQPQVLSRPPSEPLSRSCTPSQLPLQPLYVIQTQVQSSPHGTPQGQHPMRPPSQPHLQQVQFQNPSQPEPPPQPQAQLTSPTQIHLQVQPTAQVQSQGEVQTPSHLLHPSTAPSQVTGEHHPTPSQAQHVQLQLHCQTQSQAPLQPVYQTLHLTAEQQHKFQVVTNQLQNMSAIPNPSDQQKNIMEKLQQIQHNIILQAKQSAANQTVSGFSQLSSHAPTMLITSQVQSPSVPAQVHTTSANMKSQPHGAGQAALASLLQQTSVLVKTSSAGTTTTARSPDSKAISGGVPGGTCHLQQGTAVPIQMKPLAQHQVQPALQTKPGVIGSISGLNMNLTKGPIQIQLLGKGLTQLMPATSHQMDNKLGGLKVPVSMKPTKEAVVLDSLHKHQDAVLHPDYTSCFRSHDDMVHRLLPYHLYQGTLPSGEEHSKVDEEFEAVSTQLLKRTQAMLNKYRMLLFEEARRLSPSAEMVMIDRMFIQEEKTSLTTDKQLAKEKPDEYVASSSRSHSLATSSPSPSCNTSALLETPRIPSTQTATQIHPTKLVIKHSGASPSVWWARDGDDETLHTRSRPPPMKTYEARSRIGLKLKIKQEAGLSKVVHNTALDPVHQSVTTSSVIKSTERPMVTSDGQMNGTLDHAAPSPAGNKPPRSANYCKLPPRKTYRDNVQSLSADRTAGNPSQGGPVREEDSRRETAPKCEETSKSVIATCKSVESPKVRTGRGRAGESAKGSNLTRKTRTHTDLLPPKSEEPPGGRADDGAGGLMKELSDVEDELTRSVIKADPPDGSWELALPPAKRSKSESFDMDNASFSSDSPQDDTLNEHLQSAIDSILNLRQPQSASVAPTPVSNLYNSSENNSSPFPPAPHSDSYLAPNHNGGLGARTYTR; translated from the exons ATGATGTCTGCTCGTGCAG TTGACATGGATGATGAAGATGGACGTTGTCTGCTAGATGTAATTTG TGACCCTCAAGCCCTGAACGACTTCTTGCATGGTTCCGACCAG CTCGATGGCGATGATCTCCTCGATACAGCAGCGGATCCtgccagcgccttcttcactgaTGCATCT CTTAATGTACAGGATACGACGGTTAATCATTTGAACAGCGGACAGActcagaattcctccagtgcggTGGATCTCGATTTTCTGGAAGATGATATCTTGGGGCCGTCTCCTGGCTCCAACTTGCAGAATTCCGATCAGCCGTGTGACATCTTGCAGCAGAGCTTACAAGAGGCCAACATTACGGAGCAGTCGCTGGAGGAAGATGCTGATTTGGATAttgcctccctccacttcccttCCCTGCAGCCGGTCTCACAGGCGGCCGATGCCTCCCAGCTTTTCTCTGCCAGTGCTGATTTGATTGGGTTACAGCAGCAGCCCACAGTCCTTGCTCAGCAGACTCTGATTCAGCAACAGACTATCGGCGGCCAAGTGGTGAACAAGGCCATTAACGTCCAGCCCTTTTTGCAGCAAGTAGGATTGGGCAATGTGACCCTCCAGCCGGTCTCGAAtctccagggactgccaaatggAAGCCCCTCTGGGGCCTTAGGCATTGGGCAAATCCAAGTGGTTGGGCAGTTGTCGAACCAGTCCGTCATGACCATCAATCAGCCAGCTCAACAAATCATCACAAAGGCTGGGCAGCCCACCCAGGTGACCACTGTGCCAGTTGGTAGCTACATATCGTCGCCTGCCCCGGACCAGCAACAAGTGGCCTTGAACTCTGCCGGGGTCTCCCCGCCCAACTCGGGACTCGTGCTCCAGAAGAATGCTGTTCCCGGGGCGCTGAACGGAAACTCTCTCTTTGCTGGTACATCCATTGCCCAGGCAAACCAGTCGCTGACCGTCAGGCCCACCATGAGCAGTCCCATGATGCAGGCCCCACTGTCTGCTCAGAACGTCATCATTCAGAGGACCCCGACTCCAATCCAGCCAAAGCCAACGGGGGGAGTCATCCAGCACAAACTCTTTCAGATTAGCTCCAAGCCGTTTGCTTCTGCCAATACTGCGCTGGCAATCCAGAATGAGACAtccctgcagcagcagcagcagcagcagcagcagcagaaggcCCAGCAGAATGTGACCTTCATGGCAGGGAAGCCTGTGCAGAACGTGGTGTTCTCCGCCTCTGGGGCCGCTTTCCCCCAGACCATCTCCTCCAGTGTTTTCAAACAGCACCAAGCACAGCAGCAAGCCTTGGGAAAGTCCTTGAGCCTTCACCTCCAAGGTGGCAGCATTGTCATCCAGCCTCAGCACATGCAACAGGCTATGCTGCAGAGTCAGAACCAGTTCCTCCTCCAAGGGCAGCTGTCTGGTGCCTCTGCTGTCCCCCTCTCCCAGCAGCTGTCTGCCTTGCAGGCCAACGTTGGCGGGCAGATACTGACTGCCCAGTCTGCGGGAGGGCAGGCACCTGCCACTCACATCATCGCCAGTCAGGGTCCGGCTGGTCAGCTGATTGCCAATCAGACCTTGCCCGCTCAGATCTTGACCAACCAGAACATTGCCGGCCAGCTGAACTTGAGCCAGGTAATAGCAGCCCAGAACGCTCACGGGGCAACCCACATCCTGTCCGCTCCCATACAGCTGCAGCCTGGCTCCGTGGGGCAGCCTACAGTCTTCCAGATGCCCGTGTCTTTGGCCAACAGCCTGAACCCTCAGACGTCCGCATCGGTGCAGGCAACACTGGCCGGCGGCACCATCAATCAGCAGAGCCAGTCGGCCGTTATCCAGGGGGTGACGCTCCCCAACCAGGTCACCATGCTCAACAGCGGCGAGGGCCTCGGACAAGCAGTGAGCATCCAGCAGCCAGCCAGCAACGGCCAGGGCTCCAGTGTCATTCAGCAGCAGGTGGGGCCCGGCCCCAGCTTGATGGCCCTGGGCAACGGGCAGCCCTCCTTGCTGACCGTCCAGACTGCTACTGCCGCCGCGTCTCAATCTCAGCCACCACAGCAGCATCCTGTCCAGCAACAGCTGCCCTCGGCCCCGCAGTCCGGCAGCAACATGGGGCCGACACCTGGGAAAATTATAATCAGCCAACAGGGCCCTGTAGCAGCCATCAGCCAGGATGCGGCCGACATGTTCTTCCAGCAG CAGATGGCCACTGGGCCGCAGAAGACGGCCTTGCAGCAGCTTCCGGTTACCTCGCAGTCACCTCTACCTCAGGCACCACAGAGCGACAGCCAACTCCACCTTCAGCAGATGCAGTCTCCCCACCAGATGCAATCGCCCCACCAGATGCAATCTCCCCACCAGATGCAGTCACCCCACCAGATGCAATCGCCCCACCAGATGCAGTCGCCCCATCAAATGCAGTCGCCCCACCAGTCCCGTCCCCCATCGCAGCCGCAGCCTCTCTCCAGACCCCCTTCCCGCCCTCAGTCCCGGCCATCCTCTCAGCCCCAGGTGCTGTCCAGGCCACCTTCCGAGCCCCTCTCCCGTTCCTGCACTCCATCTCAGCTTCCCCTGCAGCCCCTCTACGTGATTCAGACACAGGTCCAGTCCTCCCCACACGGGACGCCCCAGGGGCAGCACCCGATGAGGCCTCCGTCACAGCCGCACTTGCAGCAGGTTCAGTTCCAGAACCCTTCGCAGCCTGAGCCCCCGCCCCAGCCTCAGGCCCAGCTGACGTCCCCCACCCAGATACACCTCCAGGTCCAGCCCACCGCACAGGTCCAGAGTCAGGGCGAGGTGCAGACGCCGTCCCACCTCTTGCACCCGTCCACAGCCCCTTCCCAGGTTACAGGCGAGCATCACCCCACACCGTCTCAGGCGCAGCACGTACAGCTTCAGCTGCACTGCCAAACCCAGTCGCAGGCACCCCTGCAACCTGTCTACCAGACGCTGCACCTCACGGCGGAGCAGCAACACAAGTTTCAGGTGGTGACGAACCAACTTCAGAACATGTCTGCAATTCCCAACCCCAGCGACCAGCAGAAAAACATCATGGAGAAGCTTCAGCAG ATTCAGCATAACATAATTCTACAAGCCAAGCAGTCTGCAGCGAACCAGACGGTGTCTGGATTCAGCCAGTTGAGCAGTCACGCGCCCACGATGTTGATCACAAGTCAGGTGCAGTCTCCCAGTGTACCTGCCCAGGTGCACACCACCTCAGCCAATATGAAGTCCCAGCCCCATGGGGCAGGCCAGGCAGCTCTGGCCTCCCTTCTGCAGCAGACATCCGTCCTTGTGAAGACCTCTTCGGCAG GTACAACAACCACAGCAAGGTCCCCAGACAGCAAAGCCATCTCGGGGGGAGTACCTGGAGGCACCTGCCACTTGCAGCAGGGAACAGCGGTCCCGATACAGATGAAGCCTCTCGCACAGCACCAGGTTCAGCCAGCCCTGCAG ACTAAACCTGGAGTCATCGGTTCGATTTCAGGCCTGAATATGAACTTGACCAAAGGACCGATCCAGATCCAGCTGCTCGGTAAAGGACTGACGCAGTTAATGCCAGCAACCTCTCACCAG ATGGACAATAAGTTGGGAGGATTGAAGGTCCCAGTGTCCATGAAACCCACGAAGGAAGCTGT GGTATTAGACAGTCTCCACAAGCATCAGGATGCAGTACTACATCCGGACTACACGTCCTGTTTCCGGTCGCACGATGACATGGTCCACAGGCTGCTGCCTTACCACCTTTACCAGGGGACGCTACCATCTGGCGAAGAGCACAGCAAAG TGGACGAGGAATTCGAAGCTGTGTCTACACAGTTACTGAAGCGGACCCAGGCCATGCTGAACAAATACAGAATGCTGCTGTTTGAAGAGGCCAGG AGACTGAGCCCCTCTGCCGAGATGGTGATGATCGACAGGATGTTTATCCAGGAAGAGAAAACGTCCCTCACCACCGACAAGCAGCTCGCAAAAGAgaaaccag ATGAATATGTGGCATCTTCCTCCAGATCCCATAGCCTCGCTACCTCTTCTCCATCCCCCTCCTGTAACACATCAGCTTTACTCGAAACCCCTCGAATTCCCTCAACTCAAACCGCAACGCAGATCCACCCAACAAAATTGGTGATCAAGCACTCGGGAGCCTCCCCTTCCGTCTGGTGGGCACGGGATGGTGATGACGAGACGCTGCACACGCGAAGTCGGCCTCCTCCTATGAAGACGTACGAGGCACGGAGTCGGATTGGCTTGAAGCTGAAGATCAAGCAGGAAGCGGGCCTCAGCAAGGTGGTCCACAACACGGCCCTTGACCCGGTGCATCAGTCCGTCACCACGAGCTCAGTGATCAAGAGCACAGAACGTCCGATGGTGACCAGCGATGGCCAGATGAACGGAACGCTCGATCACGCCGCACCCTCTCCGGCTGGGAACAAGCCGCCTCGTAGTGCCAACTATTGTAAGCTGCCGCCGCGTAAGACATACCGGGACAATGTGCAGTCACTTTCAGCTGATCGAACTGCCGGGAACCCATCTCAGGGTGGGCCCGTTAGGGAGGAAGACAGCAGGAGGGAAACGGCGCCCAAGTGCGAGGAAACTTCCAAAAGCGTCATAGCCACTTGCAAATCTGTGGAGAGTCC